A region of Curvibacter sp. AEP1-3 DNA encodes the following proteins:
- a CDS encoding BadF/BadG/BcrA/BcrD ATPase family protein, whose translation MHAELLPAHIHYAIGIDGGGTSTRARVVHRSGVVVGEGKAGASGLTQGIGQAWRHIEEAILKATGGRLQAGWPEPVPANCALGLGLAGANNAAWHAECLAADPGYACLRLESDAVTALLGAHGGHPGALVIVGTGAVGLALLPDGQRRTSGGWGFPSGDEGSGADLGLQAVNLTQRALDGRALSGPLTLAVLQATGGTPEALLAWCGAAGQGEYASLTPLIFSHEASDPDAARLLERALHQLEALARAVDPTHTLPLVVAGSVGQRLAPRLCALVGACVVPPQGDAMDGALTLCLQ comes from the coding sequence ATGCACGCTGAGCTGCTGCCGGCACACATTCACTACGCCATTGGCATTGATGGTGGCGGCACCAGTACCCGCGCGCGGGTGGTGCACCGCAGTGGTGTGGTGGTGGGCGAAGGCAAGGCCGGCGCCTCGGGCCTGACCCAGGGCATTGGCCAGGCGTGGCGCCACATCGAAGAAGCCATTTTGAAAGCTACCGGGGGCAGGTTGCAAGCCGGCTGGCCCGAGCCGGTGCCGGCCAACTGTGCCTTGGGCTTGGGCTTGGCCGGTGCCAACAATGCGGCATGGCACGCCGAGTGTCTTGCCGCCGATCCGGGCTATGCCTGCTTGAGGCTGGAGTCTGATGCGGTCACGGCGCTGCTGGGTGCACACGGCGGACACCCGGGTGCGCTGGTCATCGTAGGCACCGGCGCGGTGGGCCTGGCCTTGCTGCCGGACGGGCAGCGCCGCACCAGCGGTGGTTGGGGCTTCCCCAGTGGGGATGAGGGCAGTGGCGCGGACTTGGGTCTGCAGGCCGTCAACCTCACCCAGCGTGCGCTGGATGGTCGTGCGTTGTCGGGGCCGCTAACCCTAGCGGTGCTGCAAGCCACGGGTGGTACACCCGAGGCCTTGCTGGCCTGGTGTGGTGCCGCTGGACAAGGGGAGTACGCCAGCCTCACGCCCCTGATTTTTTCGCACGAGGCTTCCGACCCTGATGCCGCGAGGCTGCTGGAGCGGGCCCTGCACCAGCTCGAAGCCTTGGCCCGTGCCGTAGACCCTACCCACACGCTGCCCTTGGTAGTAGCCGGCAGCGTAGGCCAACGACTGGCGCCCCGGCTCTGTGCTTTGGTGGGCGCGTGTGTGGTGCCACCGCAGGGTGACGCCATGGACGGTGCCCTGACCCTGTGTTTGCAATGA
- a CDS encoding SIS domain-containing protein, producing MTTLMLQEALSSARQVAQQLAGDEGRYAALGLALRALPPQGAVTIARGSSDHAAAYFAYLVMSRTGQLVTSLPMSLLTLYKAPMARQRVLAVSISQSGRSPDLFEPMQVFEKAGATTVALVNDISSPLAQAVDWAMPLHAGPEKSVAATKSFICGLVAGARLAAHWGAHADLLEALKTLPAALEDACQQDWSAAVEPLRTASQLMVIGRGPGLAIAQEAALKFKETCGIQAEAFSGAEVKHGPMALVNDNYPMLIFALRGPAQQSLIALAAEMRGRGARVLLAAPADVSERDLTLSTAPQEDLDPITAIQSFYLLVEAVARARGLDPDQPPHLSKVTSTR from the coding sequence ATGACAACATTGATGTTGCAAGAGGCCCTGTCCTCGGCGCGCCAGGTGGCGCAACAACTGGCGGGCGATGAAGGTCGCTACGCCGCCCTTGGCCTGGCGTTGCGGGCTTTGCCACCCCAGGGTGCCGTCACCATTGCCCGTGGCAGCTCGGACCACGCGGCTGCCTACTTCGCCTATCTGGTGATGTCGCGCACCGGTCAGCTGGTGACCTCGCTGCCCATGTCGTTGCTAACCCTCTACAAAGCGCCCATGGCGCGGCAGAGGGTGCTGGCAGTGTCCATTTCGCAGTCGGGCCGCAGTCCGGACTTGTTTGAACCCATGCAGGTGTTTGAGAAAGCCGGGGCGACCACGGTGGCGCTGGTGAATGACATCAGCTCGCCCCTGGCGCAAGCGGTGGACTGGGCCATGCCCTTGCACGCCGGCCCCGAGAAAAGTGTGGCGGCCACCAAGAGCTTTATCTGCGGTTTGGTAGCCGGTGCGCGGCTGGCCGCGCACTGGGGTGCCCATGCAGACTTGCTGGAAGCCTTGAAGACGCTGCCTGCAGCGCTGGAAGATGCCTGCCAGCAGGACTGGAGCGCTGCGGTGGAGCCCTTGCGCACCGCCAGTCAGCTCATGGTGATAGGCCGGGGGCCGGGCCTGGCGATTGCGCAGGAGGCGGCCCTCAAGTTCAAGGAAACCTGTGGCATTCAGGCCGAGGCCTTCAGCGGGGCCGAGGTCAAACACGGCCCCATGGCGCTGGTGAACGACAACTACCCCATGCTGATCTTTGCCCTGCGCGGCCCGGCACAGCAAAGCCTGATTGCTTTGGCCGCCGAGATGCGAGGCCGTGGCGCGCGGGTGCTCTTGGCTGCACCGGCCGATGTATCTGAGCGGGACCTCACACTGAGCACCGCGCCGCAGGAGGATCTGGACCCGATTACTGCTATCCAGAGTTTCTATCTGCTGGTGGAGGCGGTTGCCCGTGCGCGCGGGCTGGACCCCGACCAGCCACCCCATCTCTCGAAAGTCACAAGCACCCGATAA
- a CDS encoding D-hexose-6-phosphate mutarotase encodes MHVQTLMMEGAPAVQLQGPAGDTVTVLLRGAQVISWVDATGVERLYRSPLSPLDGPQPVRGGVPVIFPQFSGRGPMVRHGFARTSLWEWLPADAAGAEPQLVFRMQHAAHETPLWPHDCSCTLTVALVPAGLRMTLAVHNTGNSPLSFHAALHTYLEVGDVARSTLTGVLPQGEVLSLAEPIDHLFESVPGPFALRSPASALDLVHEGFTDAVVWNPGPQAVIADLPAGGYARFLCVEAASVGVPVQLAPGAHWQGSQCLVTTA; translated from the coding sequence ATGCATGTTCAAACTTTGATGATGGAAGGGGCACCCGCAGTTCAGCTGCAGGGCCCTGCAGGCGATACGGTCACCGTGCTCTTGCGCGGTGCGCAGGTGATTTCGTGGGTGGATGCCACGGGTGTGGAGCGCTTGTACCGCAGCCCGCTCTCGCCGCTGGACGGGCCGCAGCCTGTGCGGGGCGGCGTGCCGGTGATTTTTCCGCAGTTCTCCGGACGTGGCCCCATGGTGCGCCACGGATTTGCACGCACCAGCCTCTGGGAGTGGCTGCCGGCGGATGCGGCTGGGGCCGAGCCTCAGCTGGTCTTCCGCATGCAGCACGCCGCGCACGAGACGCCGCTGTGGCCGCATGACTGTTCATGTACCTTGACTGTGGCCTTGGTGCCGGCCGGTCTGCGCATGACGCTGGCCGTGCACAACACCGGCAATAGCCCCTTGAGCTTTCATGCCGCGCTGCACACCTACCTGGAGGTGGGCGACGTTGCCCGGAGCACGCTGACCGGTGTCTTGCCGCAGGGCGAGGTCTTGTCGCTGGCCGAGCCGATTGACCACTTGTTTGAATCCGTGCCCGGCCCCTTTGCCCTGCGCAGCCCTGCCAGTGCGCTGGACCTGGTCCACGAAGGCTTTACCGACGCTGTGGTCTGGAACCCCGGGCCGCAGGCCGTGATTGCTGACCTGCCTGCCGGGGGCTATGCCCGTTTCCTGTGTGTGGAGGCTGCCTCCGTGGGCGTGCCGGTGCAGTTGGCGCCGGGCGCGCACTGGCAAGGTAGCCAGTGCCTGGTCACCACCGCGTAG
- a CDS encoding TIGR00645 family protein, whose translation MTSPESTPKSPKLRPIPNFIFASRWLQLPLYLGLIAAQGVYVFHFWVELVHLLEAAFGSQTALQALVSSIGYKSDVPVPALNETIIMLVVLALIDVVMISNLLIMVIVGGYETFVSRMDLDGHPDQPEWLSHVNASVLKVKLATAIIGISSIHLLKTFINAANYDEKVLIAQTAIHITFLLSAIAIAYTDKLLNSSHQNTGH comes from the coding sequence ATGACATCCCCTGAATCCACTCCCAAGAGCCCCAAATTGCGCCCTATTCCCAACTTCATTTTTGCCAGCCGCTGGTTGCAGCTGCCCCTGTACCTGGGCCTGATCGCGGCGCAGGGCGTGTACGTGTTTCACTTCTGGGTGGAGCTGGTGCACCTGCTGGAAGCTGCTTTCGGCAGCCAGACCGCCCTGCAGGCGCTTGTGAGCAGCATCGGCTACAAGTCGGATGTGCCGGTCCCTGCGCTGAACGAGACCATCATCATGCTGGTGGTCCTGGCGCTGATTGACGTGGTGATGATCTCCAACCTGCTGATCATGGTGATCGTGGGTGGCTACGAGACCTTTGTGAGCCGCATGGACCTGGACGGTCACCCCGACCAACCAGAGTGGCTCAGCCATGTGAACGCCTCGGTGCTCAAGGTGAAGCTGGCCACCGCCATCATCGGCATCAGCTCCATCCACCTGCTCAAGACCTTTATCAACGCTGCCAATTACGACGAGAAGGTGCTGATTGCCCAGACGGCCATCCACATTACCTTCCTGTTGTCTGCCATTGCCATTGCCTACACCGACAAGCTGCTCAATAGCAGCCACCAGAACACCGGGCATTGA
- a CDS encoding ABC transporter ATP-binding protein produces the protein MASVSLKNISKRYGNNEPVLHNINLEIEHGELVVLVGPSGCGKSTLLRVLCGLEDISSGELRIGDDLVNDLPPAERGIAMVFQSYALYPHMTVYRNMSFGLKIHGANKADIDKRVRDAAKVLHIDHLLERLPRELSGGQRQRVAIGRAIVREPRLFLFDEPLSNLDAALRAKTRIELARLHRDLGATMVYVTHDQVEAMTLGDKIVVLSEGHVQQAGTPLTLYQQPANRFVATFIGSPTINLLPARVVEVLDGGARLLLGNGSKVLATVDSSQLQVGESVEVGLRPEHCEVLPAGVAPAADDTALDAEITLVEHLGESNLLYLKMDDGQELIVRGDGNAEVRLGDSVIVRAAPSALYLFRADGMACTRLNPGNMRSAHAR, from the coding sequence ATGGCAAGCGTTTCCCTCAAAAATATCAGCAAGCGCTACGGCAACAACGAGCCGGTGCTGCACAACATCAACCTCGAGATCGAGCACGGTGAACTGGTGGTGCTGGTCGGCCCCAGCGGCTGCGGCAAGTCCACCTTGTTGCGCGTGCTTTGCGGGCTGGAAGACATCAGCAGCGGCGAGTTGCGCATCGGTGACGACCTGGTCAACGACCTGCCGCCGGCCGAGCGCGGTATTGCCATGGTGTTCCAGAGCTATGCGCTCTACCCCCACATGACGGTGTATCGCAACATGTCTTTCGGGCTCAAGATCCACGGTGCCAACAAGGCGGACATCGACAAACGGGTACGTGATGCCGCCAAGGTGCTGCACATCGACCACCTGCTGGAGCGACTGCCCCGCGAGCTCTCGGGTGGGCAACGCCAGCGCGTGGCTATTGGCCGTGCCATTGTGCGCGAGCCGCGCTTGTTCTTGTTTGACGAGCCGCTCTCGAATCTGGACGCTGCGCTGCGCGCCAAGACACGCATCGAGCTGGCCCGCCTGCACCGCGACCTGGGTGCGACCATGGTCTATGTGACGCACGACCAGGTGGAAGCCATGACCTTGGGCGACAAAATTGTGGTGCTCAGCGAAGGCCATGTGCAGCAGGCCGGCACCCCGCTCACCCTGTACCAGCAGCCTGCCAACCGTTTTGTGGCGACCTTCATCGGCTCGCCCACCATCAACCTGTTGCCGGCCCGTGTAGTGGAGGTGCTCGACGGGGGCGCCCGTCTGTTGTTGGGCAATGGCAGCAAGGTGCTGGCCACGGTGGACAGCAGCCAGCTGCAAGTCGGCGAAAGTGTGGAAGTGGGCCTGCGCCCCGAGCACTGCGAAGTGCTGCCCGCCGGCGTGGCACCAGCGGCCGACGACACCGCCTTGGACGCAGAAATCACGCTGGTGGAGCACCTGGGCGAGTCCAACCTGCTGTACCTCAAGATGGACGACGGGCAAGAGCTGATCGTGCGTGGTGACGGCAATGCCGAAGTGCGTCTGGGTGACTCGGTCATCGTGCGTGCGGCACCTTCAGCTCTGTATCTCTTCCGCGCTGACGGCATGGCTTGCACCCGCCTGAATCCCGGCAACATGCGCTCGGCCCATGCACGCTGA
- a CDS encoding ABC transporter substrate-binding protein: MSHSLRMAAAAAALVCSSFAGAGTLTIESWRVDDKGLWEDVLLPAFYKAHPGITVKFAPTAPPEYNSALNARLTAGTAGDLVTCRPFDVSLDLYKKGHLDKLNGNAALKNFPESAQVAWQTDDGKDTYCVPMASVIHGFFYNKKVFAELGLNPPVTEADFFNVLDKVKAAGKVAPIAMGTADQWETHQIVYTGIGPNYWKGEEGRKALIAGKKKFTDPEFVKTWDVMGKWANYLPKGYQAQTYGDSQNLFGSGRAAIYPAGSWDISYFEGNSKVEFGAFKPPVAKAGDPCYISDHTDIAMGVNSKSKNKADAQVFLNWLASKEFADLYTNKVTGFFSLSNHAIDVKNPVAKEMIGWRNQCKSTIRLNAQIMSRGTPSMENEFWNVNSQVMNGKMAPKDAAAQIQNGFAKWYAPAK; encoded by the coding sequence ATGTCCCATTCCCTTCGCATGGCCGCCGCTGCGGCAGCGCTGGTTTGCAGTAGCTTTGCAGGTGCCGGTACGCTCACCATTGAGAGCTGGCGTGTTGACGACAAAGGTTTGTGGGAAGACGTGCTGCTGCCCGCCTTCTACAAAGCCCACCCCGGCATTACCGTCAAGTTCGCGCCCACTGCACCCCCTGAGTACAACTCTGCCCTGAACGCCCGCCTGACCGCCGGCACTGCAGGTGACCTGGTGACCTGCCGTCCGTTTGACGTGTCCTTGGACCTGTACAAGAAGGGCCATCTGGACAAGCTCAACGGCAATGCAGCCCTGAAGAACTTCCCCGAGTCCGCCCAGGTGGCGTGGCAGACCGATGACGGCAAGGACACCTACTGCGTGCCCATGGCGTCTGTGATCCACGGTTTCTTCTACAACAAGAAGGTGTTTGCCGAGCTGGGCCTGAACCCGCCCGTGACCGAAGCCGACTTCTTCAATGTGCTGGACAAGGTCAAGGCCGCCGGCAAGGTCGCTCCGATTGCCATGGGCACCGCCGACCAGTGGGAAACCCACCAGATCGTGTACACCGGCATCGGCCCGAACTACTGGAAGGGTGAAGAAGGTCGCAAGGCACTGATCGCCGGCAAGAAGAAGTTCACCGACCCCGAGTTTGTGAAAACCTGGGACGTGATGGGCAAATGGGCCAACTACCTGCCCAAGGGCTACCAGGCCCAGACCTATGGCGACTCGCAAAACCTGTTCGGCAGCGGCCGCGCGGCCATCTACCCCGCGGGCTCATGGGACATCTCTTACTTTGAAGGCAACAGCAAAGTGGAATTCGGCGCCTTCAAGCCGCCCGTGGCCAAGGCCGGTGACCCTTGCTACATCTCGGACCACACCGACATCGCCATGGGCGTGAACAGCAAGAGCAAGAACAAGGCAGACGCCCAGGTGTTCCTGAACTGGCTGGCGAGCAAAGAGTTTGCCGACCTGTACACCAACAAGGTGACCGGCTTCTTCTCGCTCTCCAACCACGCGATTGATGTGAAGAACCCTGTGGCCAAGGAAATGATCGGCTGGCGCAACCAGTGCAAGAGCACCATCCGCCTGAACGCCCAGATCATGAGCCGCGGAACCCCGAGCATGGAAAACGAGTTCTGGAACGTGAACTCCCAGGTCATGAACGGAAAGATGGCGCCCAAGGACGCTGCTGCGCAGATCCAGAACGGCTTTGCCAAGTGGTACGCACCTGCCAAGTAA
- a CDS encoding carbohydrate ABC transporter permease — MANASNSKSLPFAPSRVFVHLTLIGYLLLALLPILLVFMNSFKSRDAIFNDPLAWPTPETFSLIGYTKVLGRSDVLMYFGNSFIVTIASLFFILLFGAMAAWGLSEYRFKGNRWLKFFFAFGIMVPIRLGTVSILQLMVELNLVNTLTALVLVYVAQGLPLAIMILSEFMGQVPGELKDAARCDGIDEFRIFFQVVVPLIRPAIATVAVFTMVPIWNDLWFPLILAPSDKTQTITLGIQQFVGQYATDWNAVLASLSLAIVPVVTLYALFSRQLIRGITAGAVK, encoded by the coding sequence ATGGCAAACGCATCCAATTCCAAATCTCTGCCCTTCGCGCCCAGCCGCGTGTTTGTGCACCTGACGCTCATCGGCTATCTGCTGCTGGCGCTGCTGCCCATCTTGCTGGTGTTCATGAACTCGTTCAAGAGTCGTGACGCCATCTTCAACGACCCGCTGGCCTGGCCCACACCCGAGACGTTTTCGCTCATCGGCTACACCAAGGTGCTAGGCCGCTCGGACGTGCTCATGTACTTCGGTAACAGCTTCATCGTCACGATTGCGTCGCTGTTTTTCATCCTGCTCTTCGGGGCCATGGCGGCCTGGGGCTTGTCGGAGTACCGCTTCAAGGGCAACCGTTGGCTGAAGTTCTTTTTTGCCTTCGGCATCATGGTGCCTATCCGCCTGGGTACGGTTTCCATCCTGCAGCTGATGGTGGAGCTGAACCTGGTGAACACCCTCACCGCACTGGTGCTGGTGTACGTGGCGCAGGGCTTGCCGCTGGCCATCATGATCCTGTCGGAGTTCATGGGGCAGGTGCCCGGTGAGCTCAAGGATGCGGCGCGCTGCGACGGCATCGATGAGTTCCGCATCTTCTTCCAGGTGGTGGTGCCGCTGATCCGCCCGGCCATTGCCACGGTGGCGGTATTCACCATGGTGCCGATCTGGAACGACCTGTGGTTCCCGCTCATTCTTGCGCCGTCTGACAAGACGCAGACCATCACCCTGGGCATCCAGCAGTTTGTGGGGCAGTACGCCACCGACTGGAACGCCGTGCTGGCTTCTCTCTCGCTGGCCATCGTGCCGGTGGTCACCCTCTACGCCCTCTTCTCCCGTCAACTGATCCGCGGCATCACCGCGGGCGCCGTCAAGTAA
- a CDS encoding carbohydrate ABC transporter permease codes for MKLGFSWRVLVFIAPALLIYATFSALPLLDTLRLGLYSADDTGLRTFTGLANYNTILNDPQWSASFWNAMANNLKFFAIHMLVQNPVGLLLAALLSLRNVRFAATYRTIFFLPTLLSVVIIGFVWQLILSPLWGVSERLLTLVGLGDWFAPWLGLESSALITVSLMSVWQYIGVPMMLIYAALIAIPEDIIEAAVVEGASPWRIFWQIRLPLILPTLGLVTILTFVANFNAFDLIYTVKGAVAGPNYSTDILGTLFYRTFFGYQSQVASPTMGAAVATIMFLVILVGVAVYFLAVQRKLQRFAM; via the coding sequence ATGAAACTCGGCTTTTCCTGGCGGGTGCTGGTGTTTATCGCCCCGGCATTGCTGATCTACGCCACCTTCAGTGCCCTGCCGCTGCTGGACACCCTGCGCTTGGGGCTCTACAGCGCGGACGACACCGGCCTGCGCACCTTCACCGGTCTGGCGAACTACAACACCATCCTGAACGACCCGCAGTGGTCGGCCAGCTTCTGGAATGCGATGGCCAACAACCTGAAGTTCTTTGCCATCCACATGCTGGTGCAAAACCCGGTGGGCTTGCTGTTGGCAGCGCTGCTGTCCCTGCGCAATGTGCGCTTTGCAGCCACCTACCGCACCATCTTTTTCCTGCCCACGCTGTTGTCGGTGGTGATCATCGGCTTTGTGTGGCAGCTCATCCTGTCGCCGCTGTGGGGCGTGTCCGAGCGGCTCTTGACCTTGGTGGGGTTGGGTGACTGGTTCGCGCCCTGGCTGGGCCTGGAGAGCTCGGCGCTGATCACCGTGTCGCTGATGTCGGTGTGGCAATACATCGGCGTGCCCATGATGCTGATCTACGCCGCGCTGATTGCGATTCCGGAAGACATCATCGAGGCCGCGGTCGTCGAGGGCGCATCGCCCTGGCGCATTTTCTGGCAGATCCGCCTGCCGCTCATCCTGCCCACGCTGGGGCTGGTGACCATCCTGACCTTCGTGGCCAACTTCAATGCGTTTGATCTGATCTACACGGTCAAGGGCGCGGTGGCGGGCCCCAACTACAGCACCGACATTCTGGGCACGCTGTTCTACCGCACCTTCTTTGGCTACCAGTCGCAAGTGGCCAGCCCGACCATGGGCGCGGCCGTGGCCACCATCATGTTCCTGGTGATTCTGGTGGGCGTGGCGGTGTACTTCCTCGCGGTGCAGCGCAAACTGCAACGCTTTGCAATGTGA